The proteins below come from a single Acidobacteriota bacterium genomic window:
- a CDS encoding DinB family protein → MNSKAIMEFSHRVHSNLFSEVEPLSDADLYRQLTPGTWSIAEVIEHLRQVDALLLKLFRRVATGQKPSERRLSQRLIARIGLLAGHWMIARPLFKVKAPSFVAPLSTPPRHELIAGLRQVLDDLAQCEQLYSSEQLTQLYIKHPGVGALNFYELMLIDTYHFQRHLLQIQALKEKLRSGA, encoded by the coding sequence GTGAACTCAAAAGCGATTATGGAATTTAGCCATCGCGTTCACTCAAACCTCTTCAGTGAAGTTGAGCCGCTTTCTGATGCTGATTTGTACCGTCAGCTTACCCCTGGCACCTGGTCAATTGCTGAAGTCATCGAGCACCTGCGGCAGGTTGATGCCTTATTGCTCAAGCTCTTTCGCCGGGTCGCCACGGGACAAAAACCCAGTGAGCGCCGCTTGAGCCAGCGTCTCATTGCCAGGATTGGCCTCCTGGCTGGTCACTGGATGATTGCCCGACCACTGTTTAAAGTCAAAGCCCCCTCTTTTGTTGCACCACTTTCCACTCCCCCTCGACACGAACTGATTGCCGGTTTGAGGCAGGTACTCGACGACCTTGCCCAATGTGAGCAACTGTATTCCTCTGAACAATTAACCCAGCTCTATATCAAACATCCGGGTGTTGGTGCGCTCAATTTCTATGAATTAATGTTGATTGATACCTATCATTTCCAGCGCCATTTGCTTCAGATTCAGGCATTGAAAGAAAAACTCAGATCAGGTGCTTAG
- a CDS encoding aldehyde dehydrogenase family protein: MAKAKAETSKTAKSTTAKTSQTGPAEYKNFIGGQWVPATNGETFENRNPADTRDVVGVFPNSTVEDVNRAVDAARDAYKSWRLVPAPKRAEMIFRVADILVRRKEEISRDMTREMGKILKETRGDTQEAIDMAYFVAGEGRRLYGHTSPSELRNKFAMSVRDSVGVCGMITPWNFPIAIPSWKLLPALLCGNTAVIKPAEDTPLSVVNFMKAFEEVGLPPGVVNMVTGYGATAGNPLVNHPTIRVISFTGSTQTGRVISTQAAANGKRCSLEMGGKNAIIVMDDANLDLAVDGALWGAFGTSGQRCTASSRLIVHKKVVKKFSAALVERVKALRVGPGLDDRSEMGPVINQKQMEKVLGYIETGKTKDKAKLLCGGERLTEGDLQYGYFIAPTVFGEVDAKATIAQEEIFGPVTTIIPCDSFDHAIEIANGVEYGLSSSIYTGDVNRAFSALRDLETGICYVNAPTIGAEVHLPFGGTKGTGNGHREGGLEAFDVYTEWKSIYVDFSGVLQKAQIED; this comes from the coding sequence ATGGCGAAAGCCAAAGCTGAAACCAGCAAAACTGCAAAATCCACGACCGCAAAGACTTCGCAAACTGGACCTGCGGAATACAAAAACTTTATCGGTGGTCAATGGGTGCCCGCCACCAATGGCGAGACATTTGAAAACCGCAACCCGGCGGATACCCGCGATGTGGTTGGTGTATTTCCGAATTCGACGGTCGAAGACGTCAATCGCGCGGTTGATGCCGCTCGCGACGCCTACAAATCATGGCGGTTGGTCCCAGCCCCCAAACGCGCCGAAATGATTTTCCGGGTGGCTGATATTTTGGTTCGTCGCAAGGAAGAAATTTCCCGCGATATGACCCGCGAAATGGGCAAAATTCTGAAGGAAACCCGTGGGGATACTCAGGAAGCCATTGATATGGCGTACTTTGTGGCTGGCGAAGGCCGTCGGCTGTATGGTCATACCTCTCCTTCGGAACTGCGCAATAAATTTGCCATGTCGGTGCGCGATTCGGTTGGGGTGTGCGGCATGATTACCCCGTGGAATTTCCCGATTGCAATTCCGTCGTGGAAACTCCTGCCAGCATTGTTGTGCGGCAACACTGCCGTGATCAAACCGGCTGAAGATACACCGCTTTCAGTCGTCAATTTCATGAAGGCGTTTGAAGAAGTTGGCCTTCCACCGGGTGTGGTCAATATGGTGACCGGATATGGAGCCACGGCTGGTAATCCACTGGTCAATCATCCCACGATTCGAGTTATCTCGTTTACTGGCTCAACCCAGACTGGTCGGGTGATTTCCACGCAAGCTGCCGCCAATGGCAAACGCTGCAGCCTCGAAATGGGTGGCAAAAATGCCATCATCGTGATGGATGACGCCAATCTGGACCTGGCGGTTGATGGGGCACTCTGGGGCGCGTTTGGAACATCAGGTCAACGCTGCACCGCTTCATCACGGCTGATTGTCCACAAGAAAGTTGTCAAAAAGTTTTCCGCCGCGCTGGTTGAGCGTGTCAAAGCGTTGCGAGTTGGCCCAGGACTTGATGACCGCAGTGAAATGGGACCCGTTATCAACCAGAAGCAAATGGAGAAGGTGCTCGGATATATCGAAACTGGCAAAACCAAAGACAAAGCCAAACTCCTGTGCGGTGGCGAACGCCTGACCGAAGGCGATTTGCAGTACGGATATTTCATCGCTCCGACGGTGTTTGGCGAGGTTGATGCCAAAGCCACGATTGCCCAGGAAGAAATTTTTGGTCCGGTCACGACCATTATTCCCTGCGACAGCTTTGACCATGCCATTGAGATTGCCAACGGAGTTGAGTATGGATTGTCATCCTCAATCTACACTGGTGATGTCAACCGTGCATTTTCAGCCCTGCGCGATCTGGAAACGGGCATTTGTTATGTGAATGCCCCAACGATTGGTGCTGAAGTCCACCTGCCATTTGGCGGTACCAAGGGCACGGGCAATGGTCACCGCGAAGGCGGTCTGGAAGCGTTTGATGTGTACACCGAATGGAAGTCCATTTACGTTGACTTCAGCGGTGTCCTGCAAAAAGCCCAGATTGAAGACTAA
- a CDS encoding VWA domain-containing protein translates to MKFTKYGKWSGIDWDSFDLGKLMDRLSDFLLQSGFMGGYTRRIRDIDTSVEALREAIRQLIMRGELIDEDDLQSLMDENGYMSPEKLDELIDEIIQRLTQSGYISTQSAEDGQIGPAPPDATGQGKAEASKPVKLEFEITSKGLDFLGFKALGKLLGAVGKSSFGRHDTRFLSTGVEAHESSKPYEFGDTINLDVNATLLSAIRREGLGVPLNVEYKDLMVHQSEYSSSCATVVMLDCSHSMVLYGEDRFTPAKTVALALTHLIRTQYPGDSIRLVLFHDSAEEVPLAKLPRVKVGPYHTNTAEGLKLARRILTAQRKDMRQIIMITDGKPSALTMPGGRIYKNPMGLDRLIMDATYREVAACRRSNIMINTFMLADDYYLVDFIKKVTEIAQGKAYFTTTYNLGQYVMMDFLKKKTQKVH, encoded by the coding sequence ATGAAATTCACCAAATATGGCAAATGGAGTGGTATTGATTGGGATTCATTCGATCTGGGCAAGCTCATGGACCGGCTGTCGGATTTTTTGCTCCAGAGCGGATTTATGGGTGGATATACCCGGCGGATTCGAGACATTGATACCTCGGTTGAGGCGTTGCGCGAAGCCATCCGCCAGCTCATTATGCGTGGTGAATTGATTGATGAAGATGACCTTCAATCCCTGATGGATGAAAATGGGTATATGAGTCCGGAAAAGCTGGATGAGTTGATTGACGAAATCATCCAGCGGTTGACTCAATCCGGGTATATCAGCACGCAGTCAGCCGAGGATGGGCAGATCGGACCCGCGCCGCCGGATGCCACCGGGCAGGGAAAAGCCGAAGCCTCGAAACCAGTCAAGCTGGAATTTGAAATTACCTCGAAAGGGCTTGATTTCCTTGGGTTTAAAGCACTTGGAAAGTTGCTTGGGGCAGTTGGGAAAAGTAGCTTTGGTCGCCACGATACCCGGTTTCTCTCAACCGGAGTTGAAGCCCACGAATCCAGCAAACCCTATGAGTTTGGCGACACGATCAATCTGGATGTCAATGCCACGTTGCTGTCCGCCATTCGTCGCGAAGGTCTGGGCGTCCCGCTCAATGTTGAATACAAAGATTTGATGGTGCATCAGTCGGAATATTCCAGTTCGTGTGCCACCGTGGTCATGCTCGATTGCAGCCACAGCATGGTGCTGTATGGTGAAGATCGCTTCACCCCGGCCAAAACCGTGGCGCTGGCGTTGACCCATTTGATCCGGACGCAATATCCAGGCGATTCGATTCGACTGGTTCTCTTTCATGATTCAGCCGAAGAAGTTCCCCTTGCCAAACTCCCTCGGGTCAAGGTCGGCCCCTATCACACCAACACTGCCGAAGGACTGAAACTCGCCCGTCGGATTTTGACTGCCCAGCGCAAGGATATGCGGCAGATCATTATGATCACTGACGGTAAACCATCAGCCTTAACTATGCCAGGTGGAAGGATTTACAAGAATCCAATGGGGCTTGACCGGTTGATTATGGACGCCACCTACCGCGAAGTGGCCGCCTGCCGTCGCAGCAACATTATGATCAACACGTTTATGCTGGCGGATGACTATTACCTGGTTGATTTCATCAAGAAAGTGACCGAGATTGCCCAGGGCAAAGCGTATTTCACCACAACCTACAATCTCGGGCAGTATGTGATGATGGATTTTCTCAAGAAGAAAACACAGAAGGTGCATTAG
- a CDS encoding DegT/DnrJ/EryC1/StrS family aminotransferase, producing the protein MNVPLLDLKAQFATLRAELLPAIETVFENQAFILGREVELLEKEIAEYCGVPHAIACASGSDALLLALMALDIKPGDEVITTPYTFFATAGSISRLGAIPVFVDIEPHTFNLDPTQLEQKITPRTRAIIPVHLFGQCADMDAINQIACAHDLPVIEDAAQAIGAEWKGKRAGSMGLIGCFSFYPTKNLGAAGDAGCLTTLDAGLAARLRALRVHGETTKYYHRYVGFNSRLDALQAVVLRIKLRHLDAWSTARANNARHYAELIAAHPGLADKIHLPTVLPDVRHIFNQFVIRATNRDALRKFLREQGIGTEVYYPLSLHQQECFADLGYCTGDFPESERAALETLALPIYPELTAEMRQYVVESLAGFYAQMP; encoded by the coding sequence ATGAATGTTCCCCTGCTTGATCTGAAAGCGCAGTTTGCGACGCTTCGTGCTGAACTTCTCCCTGCAATTGAAACCGTCTTTGAAAACCAGGCTTTTATCCTGGGTCGTGAAGTCGAACTCCTGGAAAAAGAAATCGCCGAGTATTGTGGTGTTCCACACGCCATTGCCTGTGCTTCCGGTTCGGATGCACTGCTGCTGGCGTTGATGGCACTCGATATCAAACCCGGCGATGAAGTCATCACCACTCCCTACACATTTTTTGCCACCGCCGGCTCGATCTCCCGCCTGGGTGCCATTCCGGTTTTTGTTGATATCGAACCTCACACCTTCAATCTTGACCCCACCCAGCTTGAACAAAAAATCACGCCCCGAACCCGTGCCATCATCCCAGTTCATCTGTTTGGCCAATGCGCGGATATGGACGCCATCAATCAGATTGCCTGTGCCCACGACCTGCCGGTGATTGAAGATGCCGCCCAGGCCATTGGTGCTGAGTGGAAAGGGAAGCGGGCTGGTTCAATGGGGTTGATCGGGTGCTTCAGTTTTTACCCAACCAAAAATCTGGGGGCGGCAGGTGATGCCGGATGCCTCACCACGCTGGACGCTGGGTTGGCAGCCCGGCTGCGGGCGCTCCGGGTTCACGGTGAAACCACCAAGTATTATCATCGCTATGTTGGCTTTAATAGTCGCCTTGATGCGCTCCAGGCCGTGGTACTGCGGATCAAATTGCGTCATCTGGATGCGTGGAGCACGGCTCGGGCGAACAATGCTCGCCACTATGCGGAACTCATCGCGGCACACCCAGGGCTGGCCGACAAGATTCACTTGCCGACGGTTTTGCCTGACGTGCGACATATTTTTAATCAATTTGTGATTCGAGCCACCAACCGCGATGCCCTGCGGAAGTTCCTCAGGGAGCAGGGCATCGGCACTGAAGTCTACTATCCACTTTCACTCCATCAACAGGAATGCTTTGCTGATTTAGGCTATTGCACGGGTGATTTTCCTGAATCTGAACGCGCCGCGCTCGAAACACTGGCACTTCCAATCTATCCCGAACTCACCGCTGAAATGCGTCAATATGTAGTTGAAAGCCTGGCAGGTTTCTACGCTCAAATGCCCTGA
- a CDS encoding magnesium chelatase, giving the protein MGNLSKPATLGELRQSAWSESRLRHRSVKDEMRENLIRKLEAGAPLFPGIVGYEDSVIPQLINAVLSRHNFILLGHRGQAKSRILRSLENLLDEEMPVIAGSEVNDHPYNPISAYGRQTIAEKGDDTPIAWMPRHARYVEKLATPDVTIADILGDVDPIKAAKSGYLLSDELTIHYGLLPRANRGVFAINELPDLAGKIQVGLFNIMQEGDVQIKGYPIRLPLDVLIVFTANPEDYTARGKIITPLKDRIGSEIVTHYPTSVAEAIKITEQEAWIERPQTKQVQVPRFIKQIVEQITFLAREDSRIDKRSGVSQRLPISVLENVLSNAERRALMCRETVIVPRISDIYAAIPSITGKIELEYEGEQVGSERIARDLIRQACGKVYLEYLELAETGKITDWFNQGHHLKLSDMIPADQGLRQVQNIRTLLDVVWLGNFAEGTTSAHLVAAAELVLEGLYAQKKISRSEERGYGKVAPERRRRGGDAEGFYDWTDTGNVN; this is encoded by the coding sequence ATGGGAAATTTAAGTAAACCAGCGACCCTTGGAGAACTCAGGCAGAGCGCCTGGAGTGAAAGCCGTTTACGCCATCGCTCCGTCAAGGATGAAATGCGTGAAAATCTGATCCGGAAACTCGAAGCCGGTGCCCCCCTCTTTCCAGGAATTGTGGGCTATGAAGATTCGGTCATTCCACAGTTGATCAATGCTGTTTTGTCACGTCACAACTTTATTTTGCTTGGGCATCGAGGTCAGGCCAAAAGCCGGATTTTACGCTCACTCGAAAACTTGTTGGACGAGGAAATGCCCGTGATTGCCGGTTCTGAAGTCAATGATCATCCCTACAACCCGATCAGTGCCTATGGCCGGCAAACAATTGCAGAAAAAGGGGATGATACCCCAATTGCCTGGATGCCACGCCACGCCAGATACGTGGAAAAACTCGCCACCCCCGATGTCACCATTGCTGATATTTTGGGAGATGTGGACCCGATCAAGGCGGCAAAAAGCGGCTATCTGCTTTCGGATGAATTGACCATTCACTATGGGCTGTTGCCACGTGCTAACCGTGGGGTTTTTGCCATTAACGAATTGCCGGATCTGGCTGGGAAAATCCAGGTTGGACTGTTCAATATCATGCAGGAAGGGGATGTTCAGATTAAAGGCTATCCCATTCGGCTTCCGCTTGATGTCCTGATTGTTTTTACCGCCAACCCGGAGGACTACACCGCTCGCGGGAAAATCATCACTCCACTCAAAGACCGCATCGGGTCAGAAATTGTGACCCACTATCCGACTTCGGTGGCGGAGGCAATTAAAATTACTGAACAGGAAGCCTGGATCGAGCGCCCACAAACCAAACAGGTTCAGGTGCCGCGCTTTATCAAACAGATTGTCGAACAAATCACCTTTCTGGCACGCGAAGACAGCCGAATTGACAAACGGTCAGGCGTCAGTCAGCGCCTGCCAATCTCAGTTCTGGAAAATGTCCTGAGCAATGCCGAACGCCGGGCGCTGATGTGCCGCGAAACCGTGATTGTGCCTCGAATTAGTGACATTTATGCCGCCATTCCTTCAATCACTGGCAAAATCGAACTTGAATATGAAGGCGAACAGGTTGGGTCTGAGCGAATTGCCCGTGATTTGATCCGGCAAGCCTGTGGCAAAGTGTATCTGGAATACCTGGAACTGGCTGAAACTGGAAAAATTACGGACTGGTTCAACCAGGGACATCATCTAAAGCTGTCCGATATGATTCCGGCAGACCAGGGACTGCGGCAGGTTCAGAACATTCGAACACTGCTTGATGTCGTTTGGCTTGGAAACTTTGCTGAAGGCACAACCTCAGCCCATCTGGTTGCCGCCGCTGAACTTGTTCTCGAAGGACTCTATGCCCAGAAGAAAATCAGCCGGAGCGAAGAACGCGGCTACGGAAAGGTTGCCCCCGAACGCCGTCGGCGTGGCGGAGACGCCGAAGGATTTTATGACTGGACCGACACCGGGAACGTGAACTGA
- a CDS encoding M61 family metallopeptidase translates to MKPVVHAFVFSILTLVMAMTIEAGQNGRTIEYALTPGVPNSHLIEVQITYTPPTAVASVDFAIPAWRPGRYKIQNYARNVREFAAVNERNQRLKTEKIDKNTWRVNGQTFKQITVRYKVYANVFDAGSTLLNEDELYWNGTNLLMYVVGHKDQPTRLQVNVPPSWRIATGLQKTREPNVFLAANYHVLADAPGIASPTLEVVSFDHDGARYFLAFQGEVEYDRRELADNLRRTVVEALKIFGKAPFSEYWFLFHVLPDARYHGVEHLNSTSITVPSATFTTGWGLNRFYSISTHEFFHVWNVKRLYPQVLASIDYSQEIYTRNLWFAEGITTYYDDLLCKRAGLVTVAGYLDGLAGNITTQQNSVGRKLTSAAQASFDEWLTPDDAANVETDIYTKGALLGLLLDMAVRHRTDNQKTLDDVMRYLYATYAQKGIGFPEDGIQKACEAVTGSSFAEFFEAYVAGVKELPYRESLDIAGVDVVEGRTIDTAESVFGVTFGGDEKQVTLAQVRPDEAGFRAGLDKGDILAAIEFEQVTAASLPVLCRKHKPGEQVKVHVFRRGRLRELSVTLQESTSLRYEVRVRQNLTTRQQKVFNSWLNEPSNK, encoded by the coding sequence TTGAAACCGGTAGTCCATGCCTTTGTTTTCTCGATTTTGACTCTGGTGATGGCGATGACGATTGAAGCTGGCCAGAATGGCCGAACCATTGAATATGCACTCACCCCAGGCGTGCCAAATTCGCATTTGATCGAAGTTCAAATCACTTATACCCCACCGACAGCCGTGGCTTCGGTTGATTTTGCGATTCCCGCCTGGCGGCCTGGACGATATAAAATTCAAAACTATGCGCGCAATGTGCGGGAGTTTGCCGCCGTCAACGAACGCAACCAGCGGCTCAAAACTGAGAAAATCGACAAAAACACCTGGCGGGTGAATGGTCAAACATTCAAGCAAATCACGGTTCGCTATAAAGTCTATGCCAATGTGTTTGATGCCGGTTCAACGCTTCTCAACGAAGACGAGTTGTACTGGAATGGGACCAACCTGTTGATGTATGTGGTTGGGCACAAGGATCAACCGACCCGGTTGCAAGTCAATGTTCCTCCTTCCTGGCGGATTGCGACTGGTTTGCAGAAGACTCGTGAACCCAATGTGTTTCTGGCGGCCAACTATCACGTGCTGGCCGATGCGCCTGGAATTGCCAGCCCAACCCTGGAGGTTGTGTCATTTGACCATGACGGTGCCCGATATTTCCTGGCTTTTCAGGGAGAGGTGGAATATGACAGGCGGGAGCTGGCAGATAATCTGAGGCGAACCGTGGTGGAAGCCCTCAAAATCTTTGGAAAAGCGCCATTTAGTGAATACTGGTTTCTGTTTCATGTTTTGCCGGATGCCCGCTATCACGGTGTTGAGCATCTGAATTCAACTTCGATTACCGTGCCGTCGGCGACCTTTACCACCGGGTGGGGACTCAATCGGTTTTATTCAATCAGCACCCACGAATTCTTCCACGTCTGGAATGTTAAACGCCTTTATCCGCAAGTCCTTGCCTCGATTGACTATTCACAGGAGATTTACACGCGCAATCTGTGGTTTGCCGAAGGCATCACGACCTATTATGACGACTTGCTCTGCAAGCGGGCCGGATTGGTCACTGTCGCCGGGTATCTGGATGGGCTGGCCGGCAATATTACGACCCAGCAGAATTCGGTCGGACGCAAACTTACTTCGGCGGCTCAAGCCAGTTTTGACGAATGGCTGACCCCGGATGATGCCGCCAATGTCGAGACTGACATTTACACGAAGGGGGCGCTTCTGGGGCTATTGCTCGATATGGCGGTGCGGCATCGAACGGATAATCAAAAAACGCTCGATGATGTGATGCGCTACCTGTATGCCACCTACGCCCAGAAGGGAATTGGATTCCCGGAAGACGGAATCCAGAAAGCCTGCGAAGCCGTGACCGGCAGTAGCTTCGCTGAGTTTTTTGAAGCCTATGTGGCTGGTGTCAAGGAATTACCCTACAGAGAATCACTCGACATTGCCGGGGTTGATGTTGTTGAAGGTCGAACCATAGACACGGCTGAGAGCGTGTTTGGCGTAACTTTCGGAGGGGATGAAAAACAGGTCACACTGGCCCAGGTTCGACCAGATGAAGCCGGATTTCGGGCTGGATTGGATAAAGGGGACATCCTGGCTGCGATTGAGTTTGAACAAGTTACAGCCGCATCACTCCCAGTGCTCTGCCGCAAGCATAAGCCGGGTGAGCAAGTCAAAGTTCATGTCTTTCGTCGTGGGCGCTTACGCGAACTCAGCGTTACCTTGCAGGAAAGCACCAGTCTGCGGTATGAAGTTCGGGTGCGACAAAATCTGACCACCCGACAACAAAAGGTTTTCAATTCGTGGCTCAATGAGCCGTCAAACAAATGA